taatatatatgttttttttcgtgtgtgtgtgtgtgtgtgtgtgtgtgtgtgtgtgtgtgtgtggagtgggggtTGGGGTAGGGGGGTGTTACGCAACACATTGGTAAACCCCTAACCAGTTTAATCATTTGGATGCATCTGGTGTTCAGTATATTTCTCTGAAGCTGCCATATTTGAAGGGTGCAAAGCAAATAGAATCCCCCAACATTCAACCCTTATATCTGAAATATGATAGTAACAATAGTTCTAATAACAATAGGACAAAAtacaagcattttatttttcatcatttcatcatTAAATCTAAGTTCTCCCCTCCactgcctccccctccccctccccgtactgccactcacattacacacacatagacctgGTGGACCTGTTCTGTTACATGATCCTGCAAAACCACTCTACCTTACAtcacagaagaaaaaacaaaaagggacCAGAGGTGAGTAAAGGAAAATAAGAATGAAGACATTGTGGTGGGCCCCAAGCAAAGCTAACCCCCTTTAAGGGTGGGCCCCTGTAGCTCCAGAGTTACATGTCCCGTGGTCCCCAGGGGACCTCTTTATAAGAAGCACCATGAACTGAGTCAGAATATCAACCCTAGAGGCACTGTGGTTTAGCAGTAAAAAGTGGGCCAAACAGGGCTGAAAGGACCCAAGTGGGGACCACAGGGAGCTAGTGCATTTACTTTCAGGTAACATACTCAAACAATACCACTGCTCATGCATTTAGGGCTTCCCAACAGTGTCTTAAAATAAtcaaacagatacacacagtgaATTTATGTGATAGAATTGGCAGCAACAATATAGGGAAATGCTGGTTTGTGTtagaaaaaatattgattttctACAGATAAATGATACTAAAAATCATATTTTGTGCTAACTGAAACAGCTTCCCCATAACATTAAAACTCTCAAGAGATCTCTCTGAAAGTGTTGGATTTATCTTAAAATTACTTAAATGACCCAACAGTCTTAGTAATGATGACAAAGACATGGCCATCTCAAATTGAATTGACCAATTCTCCGTATTACCTCTAGGGGCAATCTTGAAACAATTCCTGGTAATAAGGTTGACTCATGTGGAATACATCAGTGAATTCAACAACTATAACTGGAAACTGGGGTTCAGAATGTATCTTGAAACTATTGAAACGACATACTAGTCTGTCCTGATGTATGCTGTTAAGTGGGGAGATGAAGGAAATATATCCTGAGTACTTCTGACACTTTGATCTCTTAAGAGCAGGGATACAAACTTTTAAATAcaagaaaacaaatgaataattcTTAGTTTagcttttaaaaatgcacattttaaccCGTACACAAAAGCATACATCTCTCACACAAATCTCAGATAGGAACAACGCACAGCACACTGCTAAAACTCACAAAAAGATAAGACGAAAAAATGCAAACTCAGATCCATTATTTTCAATTTACAAACTTTagtatatatattcatatacttCAGCACCATACTTAATgctaagctttttttttttttactattattcttaataaatatgcatatCTTTAGGTGGAGGACAAGGTTACATTTGGATGTGCTATCAAAGAAAGACGTCATGGGAAAAGTACACCAGGGTCAGAAACATACTGTCCTTGGAGACTGCAAGTTTGAACCAAAATCAGTGAAACAGATCAAAGTAACACTGAGCAGAAACATCCATGAAagcagaagggggaggggggcacaggggGGCAGTGGACATAGAGACTGGCTTCCTCCCCAAGCACGCTCATAATACTGTTTCAAAAAGATGGAATTGGCTTCAATAGGATGTCACTTGGGCAAGAGTGAGGTCATGGAAATGGTAGtgttttgacagaaaaaaatgttggaGGTGCAAAGAGGAAATAATTCCCTCTGCCTTCTTAAGGTATGGATGTTTCACAGTGATGGCATGAACTCAGCCAAACTGCAGCACTTGGATTTGCATGACTACGGCATCAAGTGCTTTTCGTCATAACCTCAGCCACTACAAGGACAGGCTttcacagagagacactggAAAAAGGGAACCCTAGAATACCTCCAGGTTTATTCAGTCTTGATAAcctacaaattaaataaaagaaagaattAAGAAATAAAGATTTGCCTCCTATACCGTCTTTTAACTTACTTAACACACGTCATCCCACAACCCTGTAAGAacccaaaaacaaaactttttgaGAACACAAAAAACAAGAGATTCTCATTTACGTTGCTTATCACCTCTATATGCAGATTTTCTAATAGTATACAACGAGATAAACTGTAATAAAAGAGATTTAAGTCACAGTTATGCTACATAATCAGCATTTCAAACAGAAAGACATGATGAGAAAATGTTCCTTTCATAGTACTGTAGCATATGTTGAGATAAATTGCTTTATTGCATGTGATTATTGCTATATTGATGAGATATCAGATAAATGAAACTTCCATTAAATGGTTCAAAGAGTTACTCTTCACATAGCACATTTCCTTCCCAGTTCCCTACTTCATGCACACCAGGGCTCTCCAAAATGCCATTTAATGATGGCCAGGTTCTTCTTTTTAATGATGCATACAAGCCAGATCCAAAAGtcatttataaaacaatatgTGAATGAGCAGTATGTACATTTGTATGCAATCTTAAAATGTGAACAGCCCTGATGCACATCCTTTTTAGTCAATCTTGCTCTCACATTCCTCTACCTGCATTTAACCCTCTGTGTCCAAACCCTTCCCCTGTCCCTGAGTAGCCATTTTTGTCCATTGTCTCCTTGCAGGGTAAACAGAATAAAGTCCCACTAAACATGACCTGAGATCCTTCATCACTCCAAGGACAGAGGAAGGAAGTTTAACACATTTCACGGTattcttttcttcctttttgaaatgataaaaaaaaacttttcaattCATGCTTGAAAGCAAATGAGGGAACAAGACTTTACATGAATGTCCTTGTCCTGACTTTTCTGTAAAGACCCCTGTCTATAAATATGATCACTTccgcacacatgcacccacagtcacacgcacatacactgtATCAAGGCAGAAGTGTCTTTGAGGAAAGCCTGTCCTTGCCCAGAGACCTAAAGACAAGGTTTTAACCTTTAACCTCTCTACGCTCAGCTTTAAAGCCTTCTTGAGATGCCTACACAGATAAATATTTAAAGCACCTGGGATTTCATGCCATCCTACATTttactgctaaataaaatagGAGGCCCAATCTATTTCAGTGATTCCTTGGGTGTTTGGGTCAAATGCATCCCCTTaggggagaatgagagagaaaagaatGAATAGCATTTATAAGAGAAGAGTGAAACAGACATGCATGTAACAGTGACTCTTTCTTTCTAATATTACAATGAGAACAGGTACCCTGGTTagacaaaaacaggaaaagttTAAATGTAAAGGAGGGAGGGCTTGTTGAGAATGAAGTTGGAAGCTGGAGAAGGTGCAGAGGGGGTGATAAGGTGTGGGTGAGGGAGTTATAATGCCCTCGGTGTaaacagcaccccctccaggcTCCTCAGTGGCTGCAGCTACGCTGGCATGGCTGATGCAGGAAGGGGCCGCGGCCGTGGGCGCCGTGGCGGGGGGCCTGCTCCCGAACGCGGTTCTGCCGCTGCACGCGGTTGCGGCTGAGATGGCGGCGCTCGGACCGAGCTTTGGCCCGCTGCACGCGGGGCATCTGGCTGACTTTGGCCAGGGGCCCTGCCTGTGCGGCTGCCCCCCGGGTCACCCTGCGGGGCATGCTGGTCTGCACAGCAGGGGGCTCAGGATCCGTCACCATGCTGAGAGAGGTGGGAAAGAAAGGACGGGGAGAAAGCACaagagggcagagagggagatgagagaaAAAGGTAAGACGGTTGATGATATTCACATGAATAAGTCATAAAGAAATTGGTTACTTTTTCTGTTATTAGTCAAGACAGAATAATGCACACATGCTGTTACAGATCCTGTGAGTCCCTACTTACCTTACGCTGACGGCCAGGCTGGCTGTACTCTCCTCGACGATGGACAGGTTGCTAGGGGAGACGTAGACGGACATGCTGGGGTGCTCAATTAGGAGGTCCTCCATGGGGCTGGTTTCAGCAGTGGCCCCTTCTGCAGTGAaacaggggggaggggtgacaaACCAGCTCTCATCCATACAGCAGCGCTCAGGGCCGCTGCTACAGTCACTCCGAGAGCCTGGGGATGCCGGGGCGGAGCCTtgcgggagaggggaggggccaaAGAGCACTGCCCTGTCCTCTGCCCCGTCGGGAAAGACAAGGAAAGAGAGTTCTACTGCTCTCATCCTACCAACTTTAGTCCTGTAGTGATTGCATGGGGGAGGGGCTACTGTCTGTGAGGGCCTGCAGGGCTCCACCCCCAGACAATCATTATGTGCCATGGAACATGGTGGTGCTGGGGTTTCAGTGCTGCCCTCCACTGACACCCAGCCATCTTCCCCTGAGCACCAGGCAACATTCCAAGGGACCAGCAAGTAGGTagcattcatacacaccagTGTATTTTTGGGAAAGGCAGGGAAATATACCCATGCAGGCGTGAAGGAATATAAGCacaatggaaacacacacacaaacacaccagtgTAGAAGTGTGAAGATTCAAATAAAatggagggaagagggagaagataaaaacaacaaagaaaataaaaaacaggaatCATTAGTTACTATAACGCCCTGTATTTTACTTTGATACAGGCCAGTAACAGACCCTGCCTTGCTCTCATACTAATTAGCCTAAGGCTAATTCAAATTCAGGTGCTAAAGCATTTGTAAAATGTAGAATTCAGCtcacattattttaaatatttttaatggtGGTTTCTGCAGGCACTTTGCAGAagtagcaataataaaaaaaaaagaattttgaattggaaattaaaaaatgtataatcttatacttgctttaaaaaagtatttcaaCACCCATCCCCAGGTTGTACCGTCTCCCATTCCCATTGACTTTTGAGCTCAGGAATTTGAGATTATTCAATCAGGTGGACAGTACACAAAGCAGCATGGATGAGAGCCCATGGATCCATGGATTACTGGATCTCACAGGGTCTGACCCCAACCAAGAACATAGATGCAGAAGGACAGTTCTAGCCAGACTGTAGAGTGACACTCACCAGGCAGGTTGACTAGTAGCCATCCTTCCTCGTCTGCTTCAGTCACACATGGCTTGGGTCCCTTCAGGTCTGTAGATGCATCTTCAACCTCTCCAAAGAACAGGCTGCTCAGACGCTGAAACATGGCCAGGCTGAAGGGTTCTGTGGTGGGCTCAGGTGGAATTTGATGGAATTTTGGTGGTCCTCAGAAGAAGTTGTCTTTTATATTAAAAATTCTGCCTGATTTCTTTATCTTCACACAACTGGCAAGGACAAAAGATGCATGCACGTTGCCTTGGCTTTCTTCACCTCACTTCTTCCTGGTCTTGTTGGTGGATTTTCAATGGAGCCAAAATGCTTGCTTAGTGCAAATGTAAGGTTTGACTTGATACTGGTGCAAAGGCCTGTTTGATTCAGAGATGAGAGACACaatataatttcataaattACAATACTAATTACAATTAATATTCATAAGCATACCATATTAAAGTACATTGTTTGTCTTCCACTTGGACCATTCTCTCAGTGTAACATCCTCACTGTACTCACCACATCATAAGAAATATTCAGTCCCTTTTTAACAATGTATTCTACATACCTATGTTTTATCAGTTGCCtctcatgcacaaacacacacagttttaaGTAATTAGAAAGCATAGAATAATATAAGGTGAGTGCAGTGAGGATACTATAGTttaggaaagtgacagtaaacCCCACATGAGCCAGGACCTTGAGAGATTGAATTGGAGTGGCC
Above is a genomic segment from Conger conger chromosome 10, fConCon1.1, whole genome shotgun sequence containing:
- the LOC133138949 gene encoding tumor protein p53-inducible nuclear protein 2 isoform X3, with the translated sequence MFQRLSSLFFGEVEDASTDLKGPKPCVTEADEEGWLLVNLPEGATAETSPMEDLLIEHPSMSVYVSPSNLSIVEESTASLAVSVSMVTDPEPPAVQTSMPRRVTRGAAAQAGPLAKVSQMPRVQRAKARSERRHLSRNRVQRQNRVREQAPRHGAHGRGPFLHQPCQRSCSH
- the LOC133138949 gene encoding tumor protein p53-inducible nuclear protein 2 isoform X1; its protein translation is MIPVFYFLCCFYLLPLPSILFESSHFYTGVFVCVFPLCLYSFTPAWVYFPAFPKNTLVCMNATYLLVPWNVAWCSGEDGWVSVEGSTETPAPPCSMAHNDCLGVEPCRPSQTVAPPPCNHYRTKVGRMRAVELSFLVFPDGAEDRAVLFGPSPLPQGSAPASPGSRSDCSSGPERCCMDESWFVTPPPCFTAEGATAETSPMEDLLIEHPSMSVYVSPSNLSIVEESTASLAVSVSMVTDPEPPAVQTSMPRRVTRGAAAQAGPLAKVSQMPRVQRAKARSERRHLSRNRVQRQNRVREQAPRHGAHGRGPFLHQPCQRSCSH
- the LOC133138949 gene encoding tumor protein p53-inducible nuclear protein 2 isoform X2, with translation MFQRLSSLFFGEVEDASTDLKGPKPCVTEADEEGWLLVNLPGEDGWVSVEGSTETPAPPCSMAHNDCLGVEPCRPSQTVAPPPCNHYRTKVGRMRAVELSFLVFPDGAEDRAVLFGPSPLPQGSAPASPGSRSDCSSGPERCCMDESWFVTPPPCFTAEGATAETSPMEDLLIEHPSMSVYVSPSNLSIVEESTASLAVSVSMVTDPEPPAVQTSMPRRVTRGAAAQAGPLAKVSQMPRVQRAKARSERRHLSRNRVQRQNRVREQAPRHGAHGRGPFLHQPCQRSCSH